One genomic region from Halorussus rarus encodes:
- a CDS encoding 2-oxo acid dehydrogenase subunit E2, whose amino-acid sequence MPPTDTESDSDDQTEADRDDEQKPGNTDEQGRTVSEERSLSPMRRTIADRLQESYQNAVHVTASREIDAEALVAATEAADDRLDADVSLVDLVLCALSATLDEHPAFNATFEDETHRVYEEHNVGVAVDVEAGLVTPVLRDVGSTSLADLAAERRELTENVQAGEYSMSDLRGGTFTVTNLGVLGVDSFTPVINPPEVAILGVNRIRERAERGEDGVEFRRQLNFDLSFDHRVVDGADAARFLDTLADEVTDAEQFVPDR is encoded by the coding sequence ATGCCACCTACCGATACCGAATCCGACAGCGACGATCAGACCGAGGCCGACCGAGACGACGAACAGAAGCCAGGGAACACCGACGAACAAGGCCGGACCGTCAGCGAGGAACGGTCGCTCTCCCCGATGCGCCGGACCATCGCCGACCGCCTGCAGGAGAGCTATCAGAACGCTGTTCACGTGACCGCGAGCCGGGAAATCGACGCGGAGGCGCTGGTCGCCGCGACCGAGGCGGCGGACGACCGACTCGACGCCGACGTCTCGCTTGTCGACCTCGTGCTGTGCGCGCTCTCGGCGACGCTGGACGAGCACCCCGCCTTCAACGCGACGTTCGAGGACGAGACCCACCGCGTCTACGAGGAGCACAACGTCGGCGTCGCCGTCGACGTCGAGGCCGGACTGGTGACGCCGGTGCTCCGCGACGTCGGTTCGACGTCGCTCGCCGACCTTGCGGCCGAGCGCCGCGAACTGACCGAGAACGTCCAGGCGGGCGAGTACTCGATGAGCGACCTCCGCGGCGGCACGTTCACCGTCACCAACCTCGGCGTGCTGGGCGTCGACTCGTTCACGCCGGTCATCAATCCGCCCGAGGTCGCGATCCTCGGCGTCAACCGGATACGGGAACGCGCCGAGCGCGGGGAAGACGGTGTCGAGTTCCGTCGCCAGCTCAACTTCGACCTGAGCTTCGACCACCGGGTCGTCGACGGCGCCGACGCCGCGCGGTTCCTCGATACGCTCGCGGACGAGGTGACCGACGCCGAGCAGTTCGTTCCCGACCGGTGA
- a CDS encoding lipoyl domain-containing protein gives MSEDDDRVAVDTEDVWPEDADAEEGVVVNWFAGEGSHVDEGDDLCEFQVEKVSVDVPAPVAGTLDEIALDEDDEFERGATLAWIRPD, from the coding sequence ATGAGTGAGGACGACGACCGCGTCGCCGTCGACACGGAGGACGTCTGGCCCGAGGACGCCGACGCGGAGGAGGGCGTCGTGGTCAACTGGTTCGCGGGCGAAGGGAGCCACGTCGACGAGGGCGACGACCTCTGCGAGTTCCAGGTCGAGAAGGTGAGCGTCGACGTGCCCGCCCCGGTTGCCGGCACCCTCGACGAGATCGCACTCGACGAGGACGACGAGTTCGAGCGCGGCGCCACGCTCGCCTGGATTCGCCCCGACTGA
- a CDS encoding alpha-ketoacid dehydrogenase subunit beta — protein sequence MAQQEEGAARQTDRSLTMSRAMVEAIAHEMRENDEVFYMGEDVADYGGIFDSTEGLLDEFGHDRIMDVPISETAYIGAAVGAAQQGMRPIAELMFVDFFGVGMDQIYNQMAKNTYMSGGNVSVPMVLTAAVGGTYNDAAQHSQTLYGTFAHLPGMKVVVPSTAYDAKGLMHNAIRDDDPVVYLFHKRLMGIGWLPAPDGPKTGVPEDDYTIPFGSADVKREGEDVTVVTLGLHVHRAMEAAESLADDGIDAEVVDLRTLVPLDMETVRESVAKTGRLVVVDEDYRSFGVTGEIVARTAEEGLGDLEAVERVAVPDVPIPYARPMEDEVIPGVEDISQAVQNAHQE from the coding sequence ATGGCTCAGCAGGAGGAGGGTGCGGCGCGCCAGACCGACCGGTCGCTGACGATGAGCCGGGCGATGGTCGAGGCCATCGCCCACGAGATGCGCGAGAACGACGAGGTGTTCTACATGGGCGAGGACGTCGCCGACTACGGCGGCATCTTCGACAGCACCGAGGGCCTCCTCGACGAGTTCGGTCACGACCGCATCATGGACGTGCCCATCAGCGAGACGGCGTACATCGGCGCGGCGGTCGGGGCGGCCCAGCAGGGGATGCGCCCGATTGCCGAGCTGATGTTCGTCGACTTCTTCGGCGTCGGGATGGACCAGATCTACAACCAGATGGCGAAGAACACCTACATGAGCGGCGGGAACGTGAGCGTCCCGATGGTGCTCACGGCCGCGGTCGGCGGCACCTACAACGACGCCGCCCAGCACTCCCAGACCCTCTACGGCACCTTCGCCCACCTGCCCGGCATGAAAGTCGTCGTCCCGTCGACCGCCTACGACGCGAAGGGCCTCATGCACAACGCTATCCGCGACGACGACCCGGTCGTCTACCTGTTCCACAAGCGCCTGATGGGTATCGGCTGGCTGCCCGCGCCCGACGGCCCGAAGACCGGCGTCCCCGAGGACGACTACACCATCCCGTTCGGCAGCGCCGACGTCAAGCGCGAGGGCGAGGACGTCACCGTCGTCACGCTCGGCCTCCACGTCCACCGGGCCATGGAGGCCGCCGAATCGCTGGCCGACGACGGTATCGACGCCGAAGTCGTCGACCTCCGGACGCTCGTCCCCCTGGACATGGAAACCGTACGAGAGTCGGTGGCCAAGACCGGGCGCCTCGTCGTCGTCGACGAGGACTACCGGTCGTTCGGCGTCACCGGCGAGATCGTCGCGCGGACGGCCGAAGAGGGTCTCGGCGACCTGGAGGCGGTCGAACGCGTCGCGGTGCCCGACGTGCCCATCCCGTACGCGCGACCGATGGAGGACGAGGTGATTCCGGGCGTCGAGGACATCAGCCAGGCCGTCCAAAACGCCCACCAAGAATGA
- a CDS encoding thiamine pyrophosphate-dependent dehydrogenase E1 component subunit alpha, which translates to MYEDMVTARHYEERLQEEYLEGKQPAFDISAGPIPGELHLAAGHEAAGAGVCQHLRDDDTVTAPHRPHHVAIAKGVDLKRMTAEIFGRETGLSKGKGGHMHLFDPDVNFACSGIIAEGCPPAVGAGLAAKKRNTDSVAVAYIGEGAIDQGAFLESLNLAAVRDLPVVFVVEDNDWAISMPKERVTDVEDGAQRAGGFDLPGQRVDVDDAVSIYDAAKEAVGRARDNNGPTLLEVQVHRRMGHFMGDPETYRPDEDKAAAEQRDSIERLAEDLRAHGVDDDHLDEIRDRAEDRVEEAIEWAKDQPEPDPDDAYEDVFVNPPSGVTDNEPSAEVTGGDD; encoded by the coding sequence ATGTACGAGGACATGGTGACCGCGCGTCACTACGAGGAGCGCCTCCAGGAGGAGTACCTCGAGGGGAAACAGCCGGCGTTCGACATCTCGGCCGGCCCCATCCCGGGCGAACTCCACCTCGCCGCGGGCCACGAGGCCGCGGGCGCCGGTGTCTGCCAGCACCTCCGGGACGACGACACGGTCACTGCGCCCCACCGCCCGCACCACGTCGCCATCGCGAAGGGCGTCGACCTGAAGCGGATGACCGCCGAGATATTCGGGCGGGAAACCGGTCTTAGCAAGGGGAAAGGCGGCCACATGCACCTGTTCGACCCGGACGTCAACTTCGCGTGCAGCGGCATCATCGCCGAGGGCTGCCCGCCCGCGGTCGGCGCCGGCCTGGCCGCGAAGAAGCGCAACACCGACAGCGTCGCCGTCGCCTACATCGGCGAGGGCGCCATCGACCAGGGCGCCTTCCTCGAATCGCTCAACCTGGCGGCGGTCCGGGACCTCCCGGTCGTCTTCGTCGTCGAGGACAACGATTGGGCCATCAGCATGCCCAAAGAGCGGGTCACCGACGTCGAGGACGGCGCCCAGCGCGCCGGCGGCTTCGACCTGCCCGGCCAGCGCGTCGACGTCGACGACGCCGTCTCCATCTACGATGCGGCCAAGGAAGCCGTGGGCCGCGCCCGCGACAACAACGGCCCGACGCTCCTCGAAGTCCAGGTCCACCGGCGCATGGGCCACTTCATGGGCGACCCCGAAACTTACCGCCCCGACGAGGACAAGGCCGCCGCCGAACAGCGCGACTCCATCGAGCGACTCGCCGAGGACCTCCGCGCCCACGGCGTCGACGACGACCATCTCGACGAGATTCGCGACCGCGCGGAGGACCGCGTCGAGGAGGCCATCGAGTGGGCCAAGGACCAGCCCGAACCAGACCCGGACGACGCCTACGAGGACGTCTTCGTGAATCCGCCCTCGGGGGTCACGGATAACGAGCCGTCGGCCGAGGTCACGGGAGGTGACGACTGA
- a CDS encoding ABC transporter ATP-binding protein produces MSDPPVLVAEDVVTGYDQHEVIHGVSVRSHDGVTCIFGPNGSGKSTLMKTMNGVVPVWSGAIRYGERDLTDATPEDIVKTGIASLPQGGGVFGTLTVEENLRVGGFTVDDPAVLDERIDDVLDVFPDLREKLEAKASSLSGGQQMMVSLGRAMMTGADTYLLDEPSAGLAPALVDDAFELVSRLVDRGAQVVLIEQNVTAALRLADHVYILAEGDLQFDGPPADLSDEDELMELYLGIG; encoded by the coding sequence ATGAGCGACCCGCCCGTCCTCGTCGCCGAGGACGTCGTCACCGGCTACGACCAGCACGAGGTGATCCACGGCGTCTCGGTCCGCTCGCACGACGGCGTCACCTGCATCTTCGGGCCGAACGGGAGCGGCAAGTCGACGCTGATGAAGACGATGAACGGGGTCGTCCCGGTGTGGTCGGGAGCCATCAGGTACGGCGAACGCGACCTCACGGACGCCACGCCCGAGGACATCGTGAAGACCGGCATCGCCAGCCTGCCCCAGGGCGGTGGCGTGTTCGGGACGCTGACGGTCGAGGAGAACCTGCGGGTCGGCGGATTCACCGTCGACGACCCGGCGGTCCTCGACGAGCGGATCGACGACGTCCTCGACGTGTTCCCCGACCTCCGGGAGAAGCTCGAAGCCAAGGCCAGTTCGCTCTCAGGCGGCCAGCAGATGATGGTCAGCCTCGGCCGAGCGATGATGACCGGGGCCGACACCTACCTGCTGGACGAACCGAGCGCGGGGCTCGCGCCCGCGCTGGTCGACGACGCGTTCGAACTCGTCTCCCGGCTGGTCGACCGCGGGGCCCAGGTCGTCCTCATCGAACAGAACGTCACCGCGGCGCTCCGACTCGCCGACCACGTCTACATCCTCGCGGAGGGCGACCTCCAGTTCGACGGCCCGCCGGCCGACCTCTCGGACGAGGACGAACTGATGGAACTGTACCTCGGCATCGGGTAG
- a CDS encoding ABC transporter ATP-binding protein, whose translation MTDTILSTDGLTKRFGALTANDRISLSVERGEIRGIIGPNGSGKTTFFNCVTGFLDPEAGTVEFDGTDVTGWDPHRIARRGMVRTFQIVSPFKNMTVRQNLLAGRAPDRVDKQSRADEVLEFLEIDHIAGNDAGGISGGQQKLLELGRVLMLDPDCILLDEPTAGVNPALEKRVLEHIQDLNDDGMTFVIVEHDMSVMREMADSVSVFDRGEYIAEGPFDEIQQDDRVREAYLGAASDEEVPI comes from the coding sequence ATGACCGACACGATACTCAGCACGGACGGCCTGACCAAGCGATTCGGCGCACTGACCGCCAACGACCGCATCTCGCTGTCCGTCGAGCGCGGCGAGATCCGGGGCATCATCGGCCCGAACGGCAGCGGCAAGACGACGTTCTTCAACTGCGTCACGGGGTTCCTCGACCCGGAGGCGGGCACCGTCGAGTTCGACGGGACCGACGTGACCGGCTGGGACCCCCACCGCATCGCCCGGCGCGGCATGGTCCGGACGTTCCAGATCGTCTCGCCGTTCAAGAACATGACCGTCCGCCAGAACCTGCTCGCGGGGCGGGCCCCCGACCGGGTCGACAAGCAATCCCGGGCCGACGAGGTCCTCGAGTTCCTGGAGATCGACCACATCGCGGGCAACGACGCCGGGGGTATCAGCGGAGGCCAGCAGAAACTGCTGGAACTCGGCCGGGTGCTGATGCTGGACCCCGACTGCATCCTGCTCGACGAACCGACCGCGGGCGTCAACCCGGCGCTCGAGAAGCGCGTCCTCGAGCACATCCAGGACCTCAACGACGACGGGATGACCTTCGTGATCGTGGAACACGACATGAGCGTGATGCGGGAGATGGCCGACTCCGTCTCGGTGTTCGACCGGGGCGAGTACATCGCCGAGGGGCCGTTCGACGAGATACAGCAGGACGACCGCGTCCGGGAGGCGTACCTCGGCGCGGCGTCCGACGAGGAGGTCCCGATATGA
- a CDS encoding branched-chain amino acid ABC transporter permease has product MSTDEESGGHGTYLDRVRGLSEPPLWVVGLILVALVLLPIWLGPFWTRIALGALMWIGLAQSWNMIGGYAGYLDFGHGAYFGVGALVTGIGMNTLGYPFLGGFALAGVVGAVLAYVIAVPTLRLRGAYFAIATWAFAEATKQLALVLDITGGTFGMSLPTGEGTIGLPIPGGPSETFFYYAMLVLAVGTVTLAYVLFERREFGYRVKALRDNQDAAEALGIDTTRVKRQVYVLSCVIAALFGSVHAFFITFIHPTDVLAAIVTDQMVIMALLGGLGTITGPILGGIAVFLLQRLSSLFLGQTTFYLPLIGGIIMLVVLFAPSGIVGILRGETTSTDVRTNLRELADRFQFR; this is encoded by the coding sequence GTGAGCACCGACGAGGAGAGCGGGGGCCACGGGACCTACCTCGACCGGGTCCGCGGCCTCAGCGAGCCGCCGCTCTGGGTCGTCGGTCTGATCCTGGTCGCGCTGGTCTTGCTCCCTATCTGGCTCGGACCGTTCTGGACCCGAATCGCGCTCGGCGCGCTGATGTGGATCGGACTGGCCCAGTCGTGGAACATGATCGGGGGCTACGCCGGCTACCTCGACTTCGGGCACGGCGCGTACTTCGGCGTCGGCGCGCTCGTCACCGGCATCGGGATGAACACGCTGGGCTACCCGTTCCTCGGCGGGTTCGCGCTCGCGGGGGTCGTCGGCGCGGTGCTGGCGTACGTCATCGCCGTGCCGACGCTGCGGCTCCGGGGCGCGTACTTCGCCATCGCGACCTGGGCGTTCGCCGAAGCCACCAAACAGCTCGCGCTCGTCCTCGACATCACCGGCGGCACGTTCGGCATGAGCCTCCCGACCGGCGAGGGGACCATCGGACTGCCGATTCCCGGCGGCCCGTCGGAGACGTTCTTCTACTACGCGATGCTCGTGCTCGCGGTCGGCACCGTGACGCTCGCGTACGTCCTGTTCGAGCGCCGGGAGTTCGGCTACCGGGTGAAGGCGCTGCGCGACAACCAGGACGCCGCCGAAGCGCTCGGCATCGACACCACGCGGGTCAAGCGGCAGGTGTACGTCCTCTCGTGCGTAATCGCCGCGCTGTTCGGCAGCGTCCACGCCTTCTTCATCACGTTCATCCACCCGACCGACGTGCTGGCGGCCATCGTGACCGACCAGATGGTCATCATGGCGCTGCTCGGGGGGCTCGGCACCATCACCGGACCCATTCTCGGCGGCATCGCCGTGTTCCTGCTCCAGCGACTCTCGTCGCTGTTCCTCGGACAGACCACGTTCTACCTCCCGCTCATCGGCGGGATAATCATGCTGGTCGTGCTGTTCGCCCCCAGCGGCATCGTCGGCATCCTCAGGGGCGAGACGACGAGTACGGACGTGCGAACCAACCTCCGCGAACTCGCTGACCGATTCCAGTTCCGATGA
- a CDS encoding branched-chain amino acid ABC transporter permease, giving the protein MVDVGLLLQTVINGLLLGGIYVSIGVGFSLAFGVLEVIDFAVGEYVMLGAFAGALLAPTFGSEGVFVIPLVFLAFFGVGFLIQPFIHHVTSGDRPMPVLMGLVFTFGLAIFVRGSVLTLFGPNNRNVPSDLLVGGVTIPGIGIFPTVRVVTAAVGVFALAVFMYYLYNTRGGMAIRAIAEDRTNARLMGININRYQSIAYGAYAGMTATAGVFIGLIFTANPGMGLQYTAFAFFMVVLAGLGYLPGVIVSGVVLGLAQSLTAVYWSGEVVLFVLFALIYVVLLVSPSGILGKGGEHAS; this is encoded by the coding sequence ATGGTCGACGTCGGCCTGCTGCTCCAGACCGTCATCAACGGGCTGCTGCTCGGGGGCATCTACGTCAGCATCGGCGTCGGCTTCTCGCTGGCGTTCGGCGTGCTCGAGGTCATCGACTTCGCGGTCGGCGAGTACGTGATGCTGGGCGCGTTCGCGGGCGCGCTGCTCGCGCCGACCTTCGGCTCCGAAGGCGTCTTCGTCATCCCGCTGGTGTTCCTCGCGTTCTTCGGGGTCGGGTTCCTGATACAGCCGTTCATCCACCACGTCACGTCGGGGGACCGACCGATGCCCGTCCTGATGGGGCTGGTGTTCACGTTCGGGCTGGCGATATTCGTGCGGGGGTCGGTCCTCACGCTGTTCGGTCCGAACAACCGGAACGTCCCGTCTGACCTGCTCGTCGGCGGCGTCACGATTCCGGGAATCGGCATCTTCCCGACCGTCCGGGTCGTCACCGCCGCGGTCGGCGTGTTCGCGCTGGCGGTCTTCATGTACTACCTCTACAACACCAGGGGCGGGATGGCCATCCGTGCCATCGCCGAGGACCGCACCAACGCCCGGCTGATGGGCATCAATATCAACCGGTACCAGTCCATCGCCTACGGCGCGTACGCCGGCATGACCGCGACCGCCGGCGTCTTCATCGGGCTGATATTCACGGCCAACCCCGGGATGGGCCTGCAGTACACCGCGTTCGCGTTCTTCATGGTGGTGCTCGCCGGCCTGGGATACCTGCCGGGCGTCATCGTGAGCGGCGTCGTCCTCGGGCTGGCCCAGTCGCTGACCGCCGTCTACTGGAGCGGGGAGGTCGTGCTGTTCGTGCTGTTCGCGCTCATCTACGTCGTGCTGCTGGTCTCGCCGTCCGGCATCCTCGGCAAGGGAGGTGAGCACGCCTCGTGA
- a CDS encoding amino acid ABC transporter substrate-binding protein, with protein MRGNGETTRSSETNSATGRRDFLRAVGGVGVAGATTGYLGARQGRDNFKLGVVTSLSGELRFGGQVTRRGYELWKQAVNEQGGIQVGGSSHQVELVYADAQSSPSTGADAASRMISQQNVDAVLGPYSSNVTLAVVPIMEKNRMPHITGSAESPQIWQQQPKYTFGTIPTVSIIADQAATNILNLDPQAESVYITGVNEPFSKSTAQAMRTAAQNADVEVLGYELFPRGTDYANVVTQAKNAGPDLHFHGGHIGSHVNLVNAAQQLDYNPNGMMFHYGVNTDSYKDGAGNGAAYTFGATVWLPQVERSGGTLFETPQAYVEASRSTFDTAPDYTQAGSTAAGIVFGEAFKQLGASPPLNQQQKDELVSILEGIEVETFYGTVSFDNEGEYYHNNTQTSPLAIQLDQDGSPVIVGSEGGSEPTYPVPSWSER; from the coding sequence ATGAGGGGGAACGGGGAAACGACACGGAGTAGCGAGACGAACAGCGCGACCGGACGGCGCGACTTCCTGCGGGCTGTCGGCGGCGTCGGCGTCGCCGGCGCGACGACGGGGTATCTCGGCGCTCGGCAGGGACGGGACAACTTCAAACTCGGCGTCGTCACCTCGCTGTCCGGCGAACTCCGGTTCGGCGGTCAGGTGACCCGGCGCGGCTACGAGCTGTGGAAGCAGGCGGTGAACGAACAGGGCGGCATCCAGGTCGGCGGCAGCAGCCACCAGGTCGAGCTGGTCTACGCCGACGCGCAGTCCAGTCCCAGCACGGGGGCCGACGCCGCGTCCCGGATGATCTCCCAGCAGAACGTCGACGCGGTGCTGGGCCCGTACTCCAGCAACGTCACGCTCGCGGTCGTGCCGATCATGGAGAAGAACCGGATGCCCCACATCACCGGGAGCGCCGAGTCGCCCCAGATCTGGCAGCAGCAACCGAAGTACACGTTCGGGACCATCCCGACGGTCTCGATCATCGCCGACCAGGCGGCGACGAACATCCTCAACCTCGACCCGCAGGCCGAGTCGGTCTACATCACGGGCGTCAACGAGCCGTTCTCGAAGAGCACGGCGCAGGCGATGCGGACGGCGGCCCAGAACGCCGACGTTGAGGTGCTCGGCTACGAGCTGTTCCCGCGCGGGACCGACTACGCGAACGTCGTCACGCAGGCGAAAAACGCCGGGCCGGACCTCCACTTCCACGGCGGCCACATCGGCAGCCACGTCAACCTCGTCAACGCCGCCCAGCAGCTCGACTACAACCCCAACGGGATGATGTTCCACTACGGGGTCAACACCGACAGCTACAAAGACGGCGCGGGCAACGGCGCGGCGTACACCTTCGGCGCGACCGTCTGGCTCCCGCAGGTCGAGCGCAGCGGGGGCACCCTGTTCGAGACGCCCCAGGCCTACGTCGAGGCGTCCCGGTCGACGTTCGACACCGCGCCCGACTACACGCAGGCCGGTTCGACCGCGGCCGGCATCGTCTTCGGCGAGGCGTTCAAGCAACTCGGCGCGAGCCCGCCGCTGAACCAGCAGCAGAAGGACGAACTGGTGTCGATTCTCGAAGGCATCGAGGTCGAGACGTTCTACGGGACCGTCAGCTTCGACAACGAGGGCGAGTACTACCACAACAACACCCAGACCTCGCCGCTGGCCATCCAGCTCGACCAGGACGGCTCGCCCGTCATCGTCGGCTCCGAGGGCGGGAGCGAACCGACCTACCCGGTGCCCTCGTGGAGCGAGCGCTGA